One genomic window of Mercenaria mercenaria strain notata chromosome 2, MADL_Memer_1, whole genome shotgun sequence includes the following:
- the LOC123564408 gene encoding uncharacterized protein LOC123564408 codes for MTRMYFMLVTSIFTLVFTGTSQAQALTSEQILSRITDLEIKDREQSVINAKLLEMVAEQREQLVRKELTLQQLLKQVHRLKQQESTVQDLLTQVTNLKSTVAILKTTIASLASKGEENVREDTETMSTTGKENKLLLRKTAENQDNKATDKADTQKINQRNVQVPLSPFDLVNTNTSGLVAFHAVTDYQQLFNLSLNQNIVFETVLLNLASAYDNNRGVFVAPTNGLYLFSTSVLSYDRDKVIYVDLVKSGTVLASMQGHGDQTSVTAVTQLNAADEVSVRLFCCTVNSVYGKRYTSFNGLLLKAL; via the exons ATGACCAGGATGTATTTTATGTTAGTGACTTCAATATTTACTTTGGTTTTCACTGGGACCAGTCAGGCACAAGCCCTAACATCAGAACAAATCCTCAGTAGGATTACCGATTTAGAAATCAAAG ACAGGGAACAGTCTGTGATCAATGCTAAACTACTGGAAATGGTTGCTGAACAAAGAGAACAACTGGTACGGAAAGAGTTAACCCTACAGCAACTGCTGAAACAAGTACATCGACTTAAACAGCAAGAATCAACAGTTCAGGACCTACTGACACAGGTCACCAATTTAAAATCAACTGTAGCCATCCTAAAAACCACAATTGCAAGTCTGGCTAGCAAAGGTGAAGAGAACGTCAGAGAGGACACTGAAACCATGTCAACCACTGGAAAAGAGAACAAACTTTTACTCAGAAAAACAGCTGAAAACCAAGACAACAAAGCAACAGATAAAGCTGATACtcagaaaataaatcaaagaaatgttCAAG taCCCTTGTCGCCGTTTGATCTTGTGAACACAAACACATCCGGACTGGTAGCCTTCCATGCTGTGACTGACTATCAACAACTCTTCAACCTCAGTCTGAATCAAAACATCGTCTTTGAGACTGTCCTACTAAATCTTGCCTCAGCCTACGATAATAATCGAGGGGTTTTCGTAGCTCCAACAAACGGTTTATATCTCTTCTCAACTTCTGTCTTGTCATATGACAGAGACAAGGTCATTTATGTTGACCTTGTAAAAAGTGGCACAGTACTAGCAAGTATGCAGGGGCATGGTGACCAAACCTCTGTTACTGCAGTAACACAACTCAATGCTGCAGATGAAGTCTCTGTCAGACTGTTCTGCTGTACTGTAAATTCAGTGTATGGAAAAAGATATACCAGCTTCAACGGGCTACTCCTCAAAGCATTATAA